In the genome of Triticum urartu cultivar G1812 chromosome 5, Tu2.1, whole genome shotgun sequence, one region contains:
- the LOC125555693 gene encoding putative lipid-transfer protein DIR1: MAKSRALVATLLLVLVVSVTAIEGVHGICGMSNDEFKLCQPAAAVENPTDNPSAECCAALGKANLSCICRYKGIAGIWLRMYHIDADRAMALPGKCGLTMPNNCS; the protein is encoded by the coding sequence ATGGCTAAGTCACGGGCATTGGTTGCAACACTGTTGCTGGTCTTGGTGGTGTCCGTCACCGCAATAGAGGGTGTTCATGGCATCTGTGGCATGTCAAATGATGAATTCAAGCTTTGCCAGCCCGCAGCAGCAGTGGAAAACCCAACAGACAATCCGTCGGCTGAGTGTTGTGCCGCCCTTGGGAAGGCCAACCTGTCGTGCATTTGTCGCTACAAAGGCATCGCCGGCATATGGTTGAGGATGTACCACATCGACGCGGACCGTGCAATGGCGCTGCCCGGCAAGTGCGGTCTCACCATGCCCAACAACTGCTCGTGA